In the genome of Mucilaginibacter defluvii, one region contains:
- a CDS encoding glycine--tRNA ligase, whose amino-acid sequence MSKATDELFKNVISHAKEYGFVFQSSEIYDGLSAVYDYGQNGSELKNNIKTYWWKAMVQMHENIVGIDAAIFMHPTTWKASGHVDGFSDPMIDNKDSKKRYRADQLLEDRIAKYENEGKTDKAAALQTAMDDALKAEDLPRLKELIIEQEIACPVSGTRNWTDVRQFNLMFSTQVGAIADESDTIYLRPETAQGIFVNYLNVQKSGRMKIPFGIAQIGKAFRNEVIARQFIIRMREFEQMEMQFFVRPGTQKEWFNQWKEARLKWHLALGTPAEKYRYHEHTKLAHYADAAYDIEYEFPFGFKEVEGIHSRTDFDLSQHQKYSGKKMQYFDPEIDPATGKPFGNYIPYVIETSIGLDRMFLLTLINAYEEEDLSTDEKQDSRTVLRLPPVLAPVKAAIFPLMKKDGLPEKAREIMNNLKLNFNVQYEEKDAIGKRYRRQDAIGTPFCITVDPQTLEDNTVTIRYRDTMQQERVAADQLEKIIGDMVSWKTVLK is encoded by the coding sequence ATGAGTAAAGCAACCGACGAACTTTTTAAGAACGTAATATCACATGCTAAGGAGTACGGTTTCGTATTCCAGTCGAGCGAAATATATGATGGCCTGAGCGCCGTTTATGACTATGGGCAAAACGGCTCGGAGTTAAAAAACAACATTAAAACTTACTGGTGGAAAGCTATGGTGCAAATGCACGAAAATATTGTGGGCATTGATGCCGCCATATTTATGCACCCTACTACCTGGAAAGCCAGCGGACACGTTGACGGCTTTAGCGATCCGATGATCGATAACAAGGATTCAAAGAAACGCTACCGTGCCGATCAGTTGCTGGAAGACCGTATTGCCAAATACGAAAATGAAGGCAAAACCGACAAGGCTGCTGCTTTACAAACTGCGATGGATGATGCCTTAAAGGCTGAAGACCTGCCCCGCCTTAAAGAGCTGATTATTGAGCAGGAAATTGCCTGCCCGGTAAGCGGCACCCGTAACTGGACAGACGTCCGCCAGTTCAACCTGATGTTCAGCACGCAGGTTGGCGCTATCGCTGATGAGTCGGACACGATTTATCTGCGCCCCGAAACCGCGCAAGGTATATTTGTGAATTACCTGAACGTGCAGAAATCAGGCCGGATGAAGATACCTTTCGGTATCGCGCAAATTGGTAAGGCTTTCCGTAACGAGGTGATCGCGCGCCAGTTCATCATCCGTATGCGTGAGTTTGAGCAGATGGAGATGCAATTCTTTGTACGCCCGGGCACGCAAAAAGAGTGGTTTAACCAATGGAAAGAAGCGCGCCTTAAATGGCACCTTGCCCTGGGTACGCCTGCTGAAAAATACCGTTACCATGAGCATACCAAATTAGCTCATTACGCTGATGCCGCTTATGATATTGAATACGAATTCCCTTTCGGCTTTAAAGAGGTAGAAGGTATACACAGCCGTACCGACTTTGACCTGAGCCAACATCAAAAGTACTCCGGCAAAAAAATGCAGTATTTTGATCCGGAGATAGACCCGGCAACAGGCAAACCTTTTGGCAACTACATACCTTACGTTATTGAAACCTCAATAGGTTTGGACAGGATGTTTTTGCTTACGCTGATCAACGCCTACGAGGAAGAAGACCTGAGCACCGACGAGAAACAGGATAGCCGTACCGTACTGCGCCTGCCACCTGTACTGGCACCGGTTAAGGCTGCAATATTCCCGTTGATGAAAAAAGATGGATTACCGGAAAAAGCTCGTGAGATTATGAATAATCTAAAGCTTAACTTCAACGTGCAATACGAGGAGAAGGATGCCATTGGTAAACGTTACCGCCGTCAGGATGCTATTGGTACACCTTTCTGTATCACAGTTGACCCTCAGACATTAGAAGACAACACTGTAACTATACGCTATCGCGATACCATGCAACAGGAACGCGTTGCCGCCGATCAGTTAGAAAAGATCATCGGTGATATGGTAAGCTGGAAAACGGTATTGAAGTAG
- the gldG gene encoding gliding motility-associated ABC transporter substrate-binding protein GldG, with translation MYPVFKKEISAYLSSLVAYITIGVFLLVMGLFLWVFPDSSILEYGYASLESLFNIAPFLFMFLIPAITMRSLAEERREGTFELLLTRPLTHLQIVLGKYLACLLLVLFALLPTLVYYYSVYALGATEGNIDTGAVIGSYIGLFLLGGVFVAIGLFASSISKNQIIAFTIAVFLSYFFFSGFDSLSRLLSLQNADIQSLGILEHYESVSRGVLDTRDLAYFIILAALFTALTVFVLARHQQKALTGKTVVFVLVELLAIGILSNVAFTRFDFTKEKRFTLSPVSENLMDSLATPVKVIVFLEGDNFPGGFKRLQRATRDMLSDLQSYSHGKLEFDFVDPLAGLSTEEQNTAITGFQDRGIEPTNLSVKTDDGLSQKMIFPAAMVSAGGKEIPVKLLQTRIGLSPDEVLNNSIQNLEYAFTSAIKKATSGGKPRVGFTEGHNELNNIQLNDALRSLSDGFLVGRVDLKSIPFDSLKKLSLLVIPKPDAPFTEAEKFKLDQYIMDGGRVLWAIDQVSAELDSLRGKGGEQLAFPKKLNLDDQLFRYGIRINADLVADMSCSQIPVAAGNVGGQAQIQLAPWLFYPVFIPQSKHPVVKNVDGISGQFANSIDTVAVKNINKTILLTTSPYAKKLTTPHMLSLQALEQEPDPKEFYSEPKITGLLLEGRFASSFRNRPVPDGAEHFAVLPESKPTKMMLFSDGDLFKNQVATDGSPYPLGYDHYTRQTYGNKNLLLNAVDYLTDDSGLIELRGKEIQLRLLNRALVRGKKTYWQVINMGIPLLIVLICAIFQHYVRRVKYAR, from the coding sequence GTGTACCCGGTTTTTAAAAAAGAAATATCCGCCTATTTAAGTTCACTCGTAGCCTACATCACCATCGGCGTTTTTTTGCTGGTGATGGGCTTGTTTTTATGGGTATTCCCTGATTCGAGCATCCTGGAGTACGGCTATGCCAGTTTAGAAAGCCTTTTTAATATCGCGCCCTTTCTGTTCATGTTCCTGATCCCGGCCATCACCATGCGTTCGCTGGCTGAGGAGCGCCGCGAAGGAACTTTTGAGCTGTTGCTCACCCGTCCGCTAACCCATCTGCAAATAGTACTGGGCAAGTATCTGGCCTGTTTGCTGCTGGTGCTGTTCGCCTTGTTGCCCACGCTGGTTTATTATTATTCGGTATATGCACTTGGCGCTACCGAAGGTAATATTGATACCGGTGCCGTTATCGGCTCTTACATCGGCTTGTTTTTATTAGGTGGGGTGTTTGTTGCTATCGGCCTGTTCGCCTCATCTATCAGCAAAAACCAGATAATTGCCTTTACCATAGCCGTTTTTTTGAGCTATTTCTTTTTTTCCGGATTTGATTCTTTGAGCCGGCTGCTATCCCTGCAAAATGCAGATATACAAAGCCTGGGTATTTTAGAGCATTATGAGTCGGTTAGCCGGGGCGTGTTAGATACGCGCGACCTGGCGTACTTTATAATTTTAGCTGCTTTATTTACTGCGCTTACTGTTTTTGTACTTGCCCGGCACCAGCAAAAGGCTTTGACAGGTAAAACGGTGGTATTTGTTTTAGTTGAATTGCTTGCTATCGGCATACTATCAAACGTAGCCTTTACACGTTTTGATTTTACTAAGGAGAAGCGTTTCACCCTGTCGCCGGTTAGCGAGAATTTGATGGATAGCCTGGCTACGCCGGTTAAGGTCATCGTATTTTTAGAGGGCGATAACTTTCCGGGCGGGTTTAAGCGTTTGCAACGCGCTACCCGCGATATGCTGAGCGACCTGCAATCCTATAGCCACGGCAAACTGGAATTTGATTTTGTTGATCCTTTAGCGGGGTTAAGTACCGAAGAGCAAAACACGGCGATCACCGGTTTTCAGGATAGGGGCATTGAGCCAACAAACCTGAGCGTAAAAACGGATGATGGCCTGTCGCAAAAAATGATATTCCCGGCGGCAATGGTGTCAGCAGGTGGAAAGGAAATACCCGTTAAGCTACTGCAAACACGCATCGGCCTCTCGCCGGATGAAGTGTTAAACAATTCTATTCAGAATTTGGAGTACGCCTTTACCTCGGCCATAAAAAAAGCAACCAGCGGCGGCAAACCGCGCGTTGGTTTTACCGAGGGGCACAACGAATTAAATAACATTCAGCTGAATGATGCGCTGCGGTCTTTATCTGACGGATTTTTGGTAGGCAGGGTTGATTTGAAAAGCATCCCGTTTGACAGCCTGAAGAAGCTAAGCCTGCTGGTTATACCAAAACCTGATGCGCCATTTACCGAAGCCGAAAAATTTAAGCTCGACCAGTACATTATGGATGGCGGGCGTGTGCTATGGGCGATAGACCAGGTAAGCGCCGAACTGGACAGCCTGCGTGGCAAGGGCGGCGAGCAACTGGCTTTCCCTAAAAAGCTGAACCTGGACGATCAGCTATTCCGCTACGGCATCCGCATCAATGCCGACCTGGTGGCCGATATGAGCTGCTCGCAAATACCCGTAGCGGCAGGCAATGTAGGCGGACAGGCGCAGATACAATTGGCCCCATGGCTGTTTTACCCGGTGTTCATCCCGCAATCAAAGCATCCGGTGGTAAAAAATGTGGACGGCATCAGTGGTCAGTTTGCCAATAGCATTGATACTGTCGCGGTAAAAAATATAAACAAAACCATACTGCTTACCACATCACCATACGCCAAAAAACTTACTACGCCGCACATGCTATCGTTGCAGGCACTGGAGCAGGAGCCCGACCCTAAGGAGTTCTACAGCGAACCAAAAATTACCGGTTTGCTGTTGGAAGGCAGGTTTGCTTCAAGCTTTCGTAACCGGCCGGTGCCTGATGGGGCGGAACATTTTGCCGTGCTGCCTGAAAGCAAACCCACCAAAATGATGTTATTTAGCGATGGCGATCTGTTTAAGAACCAGGTGGCTACTGACGGCTCGCCGTATCCGTTGGGGTATGACCATTATACCCGTCAAACCTACGGCAACAAAAACCTGCTGCTAAACGCGGTTGACTACCTGACGGACGACTCTGGCCTTATAGAACTGCGTGGTAAGGAGATACAGCTGCGCCTGCTAAACCGTGCGCTGGTACGGGGAAAAAAAACGTACTGGCAGGTGATAAATATGGGCATCCCGTTGTTAATAGTGTTAATATGTGCTATTTTTCAACATTATGTTCGCAGAGTGAAGTATGCGCGCTAA
- a CDS encoding ATP-binding cassette domain-containing protein, whose translation MSIRVSALTKVYGGQKAVDGISFSADKGVLGFLGPNGAGKSTTMKILTGFIPQTSGTAEVCGFDVAKQSLEVRRHIGYLPENNPLYLDMYVKESLGFIAGIHKIASPQKRIDEVIEQTGLRVERHKKIGQLSKGYRQRVGLAQAILHNPDVLILDEPTTGLDPNQLIGIRQLITELGKSKTIILSTHIMQEVEAVCNKVIIINKGKIVADDNLQALKQKNGTSSLEDVFIKLTNENFYS comes from the coding sequence ATGAGTATACGGGTATCAGCACTTACCAAAGTTTACGGCGGCCAAAAGGCGGTTGACGGCATTTCGTTTTCGGCGGATAAGGGCGTACTGGGTTTTTTAGGCCCTAACGGCGCGGGCAAATCAACCACCATGAAGATACTTACCGGCTTTATACCGCAAACGTCAGGCACGGCCGAGGTTTGTGGGTTTGATGTAGCCAAACAATCGCTTGAAGTTAGGCGGCACATCGGCTACCTGCCAGAAAATAACCCGCTGTATCTGGACATGTATGTCAAGGAGTCGTTGGGTTTTATAGCTGGCATCCATAAAATAGCGTCACCGCAAAAACGGATTGATGAGGTAATTGAGCAAACCGGATTACGTGTTGAGCGACATAAAAAGATAGGGCAACTATCCAAAGGTTACCGCCAGCGTGTGGGCTTGGCGCAAGCTATACTGCATAACCCCGATGTGCTGATCCTGGACGAGCCTACAACCGGCCTTGACCCTAACCAGCTTATCGGCATCAGGCAGTTAATTACTGAACTGGGTAAAAGCAAAACCATCATCCTGTCAACCCATATCATGCAGGAGGTTGAGGCGGTTTGCAATAAGGTAATCATTATCAATAAAGGTAAAATAGTTGCTGATGATAATCTGCAAGCGTTAAAACAAAAAAACGGTACTTCTTCGCTCGAAGATGTATTTATTAAACTAACTAATGAAAATTTTTATAGCTGA
- a CDS encoding DUF4394 domain-containing protein: MKTFNLSLQRAAMVCAAALLLITSSCSKDNDIDDSTEGSISGPDMAVYALTPNNTLVSFNAKNASAATKTTSITGLQNNETILGIDFRPATGELYGVGSTSRIYVINTQSGAARAIGTAAFTPGINGAAVGFDFNPTVDRIRLVTSSGQNLRLHPETGAVAFTDGTLNGAANASVTAAAYTQNKAGATTTELFVIDVANDKLYKQDPPNDGKLVEVGSLGVNVEQAGGFDISADGKAALAALTVGGKTSLYSINITTGRATKIQNDFAGAVTGLAIPTEPVAYAVSEANELVIFNPMNPSPVAKAITGIAGGENILGIDFRPVNGQLYALGSSNRLYTINLSSGAATVVGTAPFTTLLSGTQFGFDFNPTVDRIRVVSNTGQNLRLHPETGAVAFVDGQLSPGSPSVTAAAYTNNFAGATSTVLFDIDTQNNTLYKQDPPNNGTLVSVGTLGVTATANSGFDIGSTSGTAYALLNVGGTTKVYSINLTTGAATAGATLTGNYKAFSLGLGF, encoded by the coding sequence ATGAAAACATTTAACCTTTCTTTACAAAGGGCGGCCATGGTATGTGCCGCCGCACTTTTACTGATCACTTCATCGTGCTCTAAGGATAACGATATTGACGATTCTACAGAGGGTTCTATATCTGGCCCCGATATGGCGGTATACGCCTTAACACCAAACAACACACTAGTAAGTTTTAATGCAAAAAATGCATCAGCAGCCACAAAAACAACCAGTATTACCGGTCTGCAAAATAATGAAACTATTTTAGGCATCGATTTTAGGCCGGCTACCGGCGAACTTTATGGAGTTGGTAGTACCAGCCGCATTTATGTAATTAATACGCAAAGTGGTGCGGCACGTGCTATTGGTACAGCCGCATTTACACCGGGTATAAACGGTGCTGCTGTTGGGTTTGATTTTAACCCGACGGTTGACAGGATTCGCCTGGTTACTTCAAGCGGGCAAAACCTGCGCCTGCACCCTGAAACCGGCGCGGTTGCTTTTACGGATGGTACGCTTAATGGCGCAGCCAACGCAAGCGTAACCGCCGCGGCGTATACCCAAAACAAAGCAGGCGCAACCACTACCGAACTTTTTGTAATAGATGTTGCTAACGATAAATTATACAAGCAAGACCCACCAAACGACGGTAAACTGGTTGAAGTAGGCAGCCTTGGTGTAAATGTGGAGCAAGCCGGTGGTTTTGATATTAGTGCGGATGGTAAAGCTGCGTTGGCTGCTTTAACCGTAGGAGGAAAAACCAGTTTGTACAGCATTAACATAACGACAGGCAGGGCTACCAAAATTCAGAACGATTTCGCAGGAGCGGTTACCGGCCTGGCCATACCTACTGAACCGGTTGCTTATGCTGTAAGCGAGGCCAACGAGCTGGTAATATTTAACCCGATGAACCCAAGCCCGGTTGCTAAAGCCATTACAGGCATAGCTGGTGGCGAGAATATTCTGGGTATCGATTTTCGTCCGGTAAATGGACAGTTGTACGCTTTGGGTAGTTCAAACAGGTTATATACTATCAATTTATCATCCGGAGCAGCGACAGTGGTGGGCACTGCACCGTTTACTACCTTACTTTCAGGCACACAGTTCGGGTTTGATTTTAATCCTACCGTTGACCGTATCCGTGTGGTAAGCAATACCGGCCAAAATTTGAGATTACATCCCGAAACAGGTGCTGTTGCTTTTGTTGATGGTCAGTTGTCTCCGGGCAGCCCATCAGTAACAGCCGCTGCGTATACCAACAACTTTGCAGGTGCAACGTCAACCGTGCTTTTTGATATCGACACACAAAACAATACTTTATATAAACAAGATCCACCAAATAATGGTACGTTAGTTAGCGTTGGCACATTAGGCGTAACTGCAACTGCTAACAGCGGCTTTGATATAGGCAGCACCAGCGGCACCGCTTATGCATTATTAAATGTTGGCGGCACCACCAAAGTTTACAGCATTAACCTTACTACCGGCGCTGCAACAGCAGGCGCAACGCTTACGGGTAACTATAAAGCATTTAGCTTAGGTTTAGGCTTTTAG
- a CDS encoding porin family protein: MKKTLLALVVLTGAAFSSFAQTSKPVSFGIKGGLNLAKLSASGGEETISSGTLTSFHAGLFADVAVSETFSVQPALLFTQLGSKETEGDASYKTTLNYLQLPVNAIYSAPTGTGKFFIGAGPFLGYGLSGKTKLSGAGEANMSEDIEFGDGGLKRLNVGVGALAGYKLDEGLLLNVGYDLGLSSIIDGDAGSIKTRAFTISVGYAF, from the coding sequence ATGAAAAAAACATTACTTGCGTTAGTAGTACTAACAGGAGCTGCATTCAGCTCATTCGCGCAAACCAGCAAACCTGTATCATTTGGTATTAAAGGTGGTTTAAACCTGGCAAAACTTTCAGCTTCAGGTGGTGAAGAAACTATCTCAAGCGGTACGTTAACCTCTTTCCATGCAGGTTTATTTGCTGATGTTGCCGTATCAGAAACATTCTCGGTTCAACCTGCTTTGTTATTCACTCAATTAGGTTCAAAAGAAACCGAAGGTGATGCATCTTACAAAACAACATTAAATTATTTACAATTACCCGTAAACGCGATCTATAGTGCTCCTACAGGTACCGGTAAATTTTTCATAGGTGCAGGTCCTTTTCTTGGCTACGGTTTATCTGGTAAAACTAAATTAAGCGGTGCCGGTGAAGCTAATATGAGCGAAGATATTGAGTTTGGCGATGGTGGCCTTAAAAGGCTCAACGTTGGTGTAGGTGCTTTGGCAGGTTACAAACTTGACGAAGGTTTATTATTAAATGTTGGGTATGATTTAGGTTTGAGCAGCATTATTGATGGAGATGCTGGTTCAATAAAAACCCGTGCTTTTACTATATCAGTTGGTTACGCCTTCTAA
- the dnaN gene encoding DNA polymerase III subunit beta: MRFIVSTSTLLKQLQAVSGALSNSTVLPILENFLFEIKDGNLTISATDLQTSMTTSLAVEAKENGRIAIPSRILLDTLKSLPEQPVAFSVDDTTFAIEISAGDGKYKLSGENGEDFPKIPVVENASSVNLPASVLAEAINKTIFAVSNDELRPAMTGVFCQLSPQHLTFVATDAHKLVRYRRKDAHAASATSFILPKKALTLLKSALPAEDINVSVEYNNTSAFFKFGSINLVCRLIDERYPDYEAVIPLNNPNKLNIDRLAFLGSLNRVAIYANKTTHQVRLKINGSELHISSEDIDFANEAHERLSCQYEGEDIEIGFNARFLIEMLKNLSSEEVVLEMSTPNRAGLLLPQGGDENEDVLMLVMPVMLNSYA, translated from the coding sequence ATGCGATTTATCGTTTCTACATCAACATTGCTAAAGCAGCTACAGGCTGTTAGCGGTGCTTTGAGCAATAGCACGGTTTTGCCCATTCTGGAGAACTTTTTGTTCGAGATAAAGGATGGTAATTTAACCATATCGGCAACCGACCTGCAAACCAGCATGACTACGTCGCTGGCGGTTGAAGCCAAAGAGAATGGCCGTATTGCCATCCCTTCGCGTATATTGCTCGATACCCTGAAATCATTGCCTGAGCAACCTGTAGCCTTCTCGGTTGATGATACCACATTTGCGATTGAAATAAGTGCAGGCGACGGTAAATATAAACTGAGCGGCGAAAACGGCGAGGACTTCCCGAAGATTCCGGTTGTTGAAAATGCGTCATCAGTTAACCTGCCTGCATCGGTACTGGCCGAAGCCATCAACAAAACCATATTCGCGGTAAGTAATGATGAGTTGCGCCCGGCCATGACAGGCGTATTTTGCCAGTTATCGCCGCAGCACCTCACCTTTGTAGCTACTGATGCACATAAGCTGGTACGCTACCGTCGTAAGGACGCTCATGCAGCCAGCGCGACATCGTTCATCCTGCCTAAAAAGGCGTTAACGTTGTTGAAGTCTGCTTTGCCTGCTGAAGATATCAACGTATCGGTTGAATATAACAACACCAGTGCCTTTTTTAAATTCGGCAGCATTAACCTGGTTTGCCGTTTAATTGATGAGCGTTATCCTGATTACGAAGCGGTAATACCGTTAAATAATCCAAATAAATTGAATATTGACCGTTTGGCATTCTTGGGCTCACTTAACCGTGTGGCTATCTATGCCAACAAAACCACCCACCAGGTAAGGCTGAAGATCAACGGTAGTGAGTTGCACATCTCGTCAGAAGATATTGATTTTGCCAACGAGGCACACGAGCGTTTAAGCTGCCAGTACGAGGGTGAGGATATTGAAATAGGTTTTAACGCACGCTTTTTAATTGAGATGCTTAAAAACCTGAGCAGCGAAGAGGTTGTGCTTGAAATGTCGACCCCTAACCGCGCCGGATTATTGTTACCACAAGGCGGAGATGAGAATGAAGATGTGCTGATGCTGGTAATGCCGGTTATGCTTAACAGTTACGCTTAA
- a CDS encoding DUF4397 domain-containing protein, whose amino-acid sequence MKLRVSVIVLAVAALLASCQKDDVAPSVPPSAAINVVNVSAGAFNFFMNGTRLNNTSTIYPDGISGYLEVYSGQQNYQFKNDRSPDVAFTLPLSLDSAASYTIFAAALDTANIILVNDDINIEPDTAVFIRFVNASPKVNNITVLLNDTARVTNAAYRSVSDLIRVQPGIKKLSIANTNISDSVTFTRGNAYTIYSKGDPAITGDGGFGLRIIQN is encoded by the coding sequence ATGAAATTGAGGGTTTCTGTAATTGTTTTAGCTGTTGCTGCTTTGCTGGCCTCGTGCCAAAAGGACGATGTTGCGCCTTCGGTGCCGCCATCAGCCGCTATTAATGTTGTAAACGTTAGCGCGGGCGCTTTTAACTTTTTTATGAACGGTACACGGCTCAACAATACCTCAACCATTTACCCCGACGGCATATCCGGTTATTTAGAGGTTTATTCGGGGCAACAGAATTATCAGTTTAAAAATGACAGGTCGCCTGACGTTGCTTTCACCCTGCCGCTCTCGCTCGACTCTGCCGCGAGCTACACGATCTTTGCCGCCGCGCTTGATACCGCTAACATCATCCTGGTTAATGATGATATAAATATTGAACCTGACACTGCAGTATTTATACGTTTCGTAAATGCATCACCCAAAGTGAATAACATTACCGTATTACTAAATGATACCGCCAGGGTTACTAATGCTGCTTATCGCTCGGTATCTGATTTAATCAGAGTACAGCCCGGAATAAAGAAGTTATCCATAGCCAACACTAACATTAGTGATAGTGTTACGTTTACGCGCGGTAACGCGTATACCATATACAGCAAAGGCGACCCGGCTATAACGGGCGACGGTGGTTTTGGCCTGAGGATTATTCAGAATTAA